The following are from one region of the Betta splendens chromosome 15, fBetSpl5.4, whole genome shotgun sequence genome:
- the sertad2b gene encoding SERTA domain-containing protein 2b, with translation MFGKGAKRKLDEDEEGLEGKTLEASVAGGGHGLGQEGLSKVSYTLQRQTIFNISLMKLYSQRPLGEPSLERRVLINNMLRRIQDELKQEGSLRPLLLPPSPPPDDPMDEGFRDAPPSFGVLAAAATAQVSQPSVLLMPVIAPPPSPHPMVPPTYQAVQACPNYIEACPAPLESCLTPASLLEEDSGDTAFCAPSPPTPPLSPPPVPPPPLPSALLSQAGPRISVSPMSTNDFPSTMSDIELGPPTAITRTEAANTMTTTTSPAPTPLSQPSLLEPPSPTPTSHPRDCRATGAKPEAAGLLLAEPRCADLRSMDTLPPGSLVDISSSPSSPSSSSSPSGFFSDLALDDVLFADIDTSMYDFDPCTTGGAVGMTAGGGLTKLSPVVTADDLLKSLSSPYSGPTPQVSANQPFKIDLTELDHIMEVLVGS, from the coding sequence ATGTTTGGTAAAGGTGCGAAGCGGAAgctggatgaggatgaagagggcCTGGAAGGCAAAACGCTGGAGGCGTctgtggcaggaggaggacacggcCTCGGTCAGGAGGGCCTTTCCAAGGTGTCGTACACCTTGCAGCGCCAGACCATATTCAATATCTCCTTGATGAAGCTGTACAGCCAGCGGCCACTGGGAGAGCCCAGCCTGGAACGCCGCGTTCTCATCAACAACATGCTGCGACGCATCCAGGACGAACTCAAGCAGGAGGGTTCCCTGCGGCCACTGCTCCTGCCGCCGTCACCCCCGCCGGACGACCCCATGGACGAGGGGTTTCGAGACGCACCACCGTCCTTTGGTGttttggcagcagcagcaacagcccaGGTATCCCAGCCGTCTGTGCTTCTGATGCCAGTAATTGCCCCACCGCCTTCACCCCATCCAATGGTGCCTCCCACTTACCAGGCAGTCCAGGCTTGCCCCAACTACATAGAGGCGTGCCCCGCCCCACTAGAATCCTGCCTCACTCCAGCCTCTTTATTGGAGGAGGATAGTGGAGATACAGCTTTTTGTGCTCCAtccccccccactcctccttTGTCACCTCCCCCAGTGCCGCCCCCACCATTACCTTCGGCACTTCTGAGCCAGGCGGGTCCCAGGATCTCTGTGTCACCTATGTCCACTAATGATTTCCCATCCACCATGAGTGACATTGAGTTGGGTCCTCCCACAGCCATAACGAGGACAGAAGCAGCTAATACTATGACCACGACTACCTCCCCAGCTCCCACACCACTCTCCCAGCCCTCCCTCTTAGAACCCCCCTCCCCGACACCCACCAGCCACCCCAGGGACTGCAGGGCCACGGGGGcgaaaccagaggcagctggctTATTGCTAGCAGAACCTCGCTGTGCAGATCTCCGGTCTATGGACACTCTTCCCCCTGGTAGCCTAGTAgacatttcctcctctccttcttctccatcttcctcgtCCTCACCCTCGGGATTTTTCTCAGACTTGGCGCTGGACGATGTTCTTTTTGCAGACATCGATACGTCCATGTACGACTTTGACCCCTGTACAACAGGTGGGGCAGTGGGCATGACAGCAGGTGGTGGTCTCACCAAACTATCACCAGTGGTGACAGCAGATGACCTCCTAAAGTCACTGTCCTCTCCGTACAGTGGCCCCACCCCCCAGGTTTCAGCCAATCAGCCTTTCAAAATTGATCTAACAGAACTGGACCACATTATGGAGGTGTTGGTGGGTTCGTGA